A region from the Rhodamnia argentea isolate NSW1041297 chromosome 7, ASM2092103v1, whole genome shotgun sequence genome encodes:
- the LOC115754256 gene encoding soluble starch synthase 1, chloroplastic/amyloplastic produces the protein METLHFARVIPCRTSPARSVRAGASVSGATGQPRFFSCWRKSAGAGCVVSRRLASGERDSGFGGSLSKDEFAVEDGEQKSEGGGGGGGGGDGGLVLGAERDASGSVVGFNLIPQTRPDYMEVATAEGDKSTDEIKETGETEGEEETQTKVSYNIVFVTAEAAPYSKTGGLGDVCGSLPIALAARGHRVMVVSPRYLNGTVADERYAGALDLDCCIKIYCFDGVQEVSFFHEYRKGVDWVFVDHPAYHRPGNPYGDSYGAFGDNQFRFTLLCHAACEAPIVLPLGGLTYGENCLFLVNDWHASLVPVLLAAKYHPFGVYKDARSVLIIHNIAHQGVEAAVTYKNLGLPPQWYKALEWVFPTWARTHALDTGEAVNMLKGAIVTADRILTVSKGYSWEITTFEGGYGLNELLSSRKFVLSGITNGIDITEWDPSTDEHLASHYSVSDLSGKVQCKIALQKELGLPILPNCPMIGFIGRLDYQKGIDLIASAIPELMEDDIQFVMLGSGEPRFEGWMRVAESTYKEKFRGWVGFNVPISHKITAGCDILLMPSRFEPCGLNQLYAMRYGTVPVVHATGGLRDTVENFNPYANEGSGEGTGWTFSPLTKESMLVALRFAIKTYREHKTSWAGLMKRGMAKDFTWENAAMQYEEVFKWAFTDPPYVR, from the exons ATGGAGACTCTGCACTTCGCTCGGGTGATTCCATGTAGAACGTCGCCCGCACGTTCAGTGCGAGCTGGCGCTAGCGTCTCCGGAGCGACCGGGCAACCGCGTTTCTTCTCATGCTGGAGAAAGAGTGCTGGAGCCGGCTGTGTTGTGTCGAGGAGATTGGCGAGCGGTGAACGCGACAGTGGCTTCGGTGGCTCGCTGTCGAAGGACGAGTTCGCTGTAGAAGATGGAGAGCAGAAATCTGAgggtgggggtggtggtggtggtggtggtgatggtgggcTGGTGTTAGGTGCAGAGAGGGATGCCTCTGGCTCTGTTGTCGGGTTCAACCTCATTCCTCAGACACGACCCG ATTACATGGAAGTTGCTACTGCTGAGGGAGACAAAAGCACTGATGAGATAAAAGAGACTGGGGAAACAGAAGGCGAAGAGGAAACCCAAACCAAAGTATCTTACAATATCGTTTTTGTGACTGCTGAAGCAGCTCCTTACTCTAAGACAGGGGGCTTGGGAGATGTATGTGGTTCATTACCAATAGCCCTGGCAGCTCGGGGACACCGTGTTATGGTTGTCTCTCCCAGGTATCTAAATGGAACTGTTGCAGATGAAAGATATGCTGGTGCTCTCGATTTGGACTGCTGCATTAAAATCTATTGTTTTGATGGAGTTCAAGAGGTTTCCTTCTTCCACGAGTACAGAAAAGGTGTTGACTGG GTATTCGTGGATCACCCAGCGTACCACCGTCCTGGAAATCCATATGGAGATAGCTATGGTGCTTTTGGCGATAACCAG TTTCGGTTCACTTTACTTTGCCATGCAGCATGTGAAGCCCCAATAGTTCTTCCCCTGGGTGGTCTCACATATGGGGAAAACTGTCTGTTTCTAGTCAACGACTGGCATGCCAGCCTTGTGCCGGT ACTCTTGGCAGCCAAATACCATCCATTTGGAGTTTATAAGGATGCCCGCAGTGTTCTCATAATCCATAACATTGCACATCAG GGTGTGGAAGCTGCAGTGACGTATAAGAATCTGGGACTCCCTCCTCAATGGTATAAAGCACTTGAATGGGTGTTTCCTACATGGGCAAGAACGCATGCTCTTGATACTGGGGAAGCTGTCAACATGTTAAAGGGTGCGATTGTGACAGCTGATCGTATACTTACAGTTAGCAAG GGTTATTCCTGGGAGATAACAACCTTTGAAGGTGGATATGGTCTCAATGAATTGTTAAGCAGTCGAAAATTTGTTCTAAGTG GTATTACCAATGGCATTGATATTACTGAGTGGGATCCTTCCACGGATGAGCATCTTGCTTCCCATTACTCTGTCAGTGATCTTTCTGGAAAG GTGCAATGCAAGATAGCTTTGCAGAAAGAACTTGGTCTTCCTATTTTGCCAAACTGCCCAATG ATTGGGTTTATCGGTAGACTGGACTACCAGAAAGGGATTGACCTAATTGCTTCAGCAATTCCAGAGCTTATGGAAGATGATATCCAATTC GTTATGCTTGGGTCTGGAGAGCCACGATTTGAAGGATGGATGAGAGTGGCAGAGTCAACCTACAAAGAGAAGTTCCGGGGTTGGGTGGGATTCAATGTTCCTATCTCTCATAAGATAACGGCAGG CTGTGACATTTTACTGATGCCGTCAAGGTTTGAACCATGTGGGCTAAATCAGCTGTATGCCATGAGATATGGAACTGTACCAGTGGTACATGCCACTGGAGGACTTAGG GACACAGTAGAGAACTTCAACCCTTATGCTAATGAAGGCAGCGGCGAGGGTACTGG ATGGACCTTTTCTCCACTAACAAAAGAGAGCATGTTGGTG GCCCTGAGATTCGCCATTAAGACATACAGAGAACACAAAACTTCTTGGGCGGGACTGATGAAGAGAGGGATGGCGAAGGACTTCACGTGGGAGAATGCGGCAATGCAGTACGAGGAGGTCTTTAAGTGGGCCTTCACAGATCCGCCTTATGTCAGGTGA
- the LOC115754257 gene encoding phytolongin Phyl2.2 translates to MIPPNPNHIFFVCIARGASPILAEFSGDPDLRPLAHQCLLRAPPHHSSFSHTVRGRSYTFLIADPLAYFAVSDDSLERPEVLRFLDRLRSSFEEAVGREVTRCPDDLRSYCFQSQFDEILRELMRPGGGVFHSWPGSITTSAESSRNASLDGGGAFMAPLLGSPGKGLKKKKRLNSESAADGDAKDSNFENKVDVGDHANGSCRDFPASMQKSCVHSGERQRAKQVWKKHVWVVLSIDLLVCVVLFGVWLWVCRGFQCIDG, encoded by the coding sequence ATGATCCCTCCGAACCCGAACCACATCTTCTTCGTCTGCATTGCCAGAGGAGCCTCCCCGATCCTCGCCGAATTCTCCGGCGACCCCGATCTCCGGCCCCTGGCTCACCAATGCCTCCTCCGCGCCCCGCCGCACCACTCCTCCTTCTCCCACACCGTCCGCGGTCGTTCCTACACTTTCCTGATCGCCGATCCCCTCGCCTACTTCGCCGTCTCCGACGACTCCCTCGAGAGGCCCGAGGTCCTCCGGTTCCTGGATCGCCTGCGGTCCTCCTTCGAGGAGGCGGTCGGTCGCGAGGTTACGAGATGTCCCGATGATTTGAGGTCGTATTGCTTTCAATCCCAATTCGATGAGATTCTCCGCGAGCTGATGCGGCCGGGCGGCGGCGTATTCCATTCGTGGCCTGGCTCGATCACCACGAGCGCGGAGAGTAGTAGGAACGCCAGCCTCGATGGAGGAGGAGCCTTCATGGCTCCGCTGTTGGGCAGCCCAGGGAAGGGgctcaagaagaaaaagaggttGAATAGCGAATCGGCCGCCGATGGCGACGCCAAGGACTCCAATTTCGAGAACAAGGTGGACGTGGGCGACCACGCGAATGGGTCGTGCAGGGATTTTCCTGCCTCGATGCAGAAGAGCTGCGTTCATTCGGGCGAGAGGCAGAGGGCGAAGCAAGTCTGGAAGAAGCACGTGTGGGTCGTGTTGTCCATCGATCTGCTCGTGTGCGTCGTCCTGTTCGGGGTGTGGCTGTGGGTTTGCAGAGGGTTTCAATGCATTGATGGCTGA
- the LOC115754258 gene encoding photosystem I reaction center subunit III, chloroplastic — protein MSLTIPTNLSKPIATPKLTPSKSIRPTTLVRCSSSSSSPDQASSTSAASPLKAFSAALALSSILLSAPQPAAADIAGLTPCKESKQFAKREKQQLKKLESSLKLYAPDSAPALALKATMEKTKRRFENYGKQGLLCGTDGLPHLIVSGDQRHWGEFITPGILFLYIAGWIGWVGRSYLIAIRDDKKPTQKEIIIDVPLASRLVFRGFSWPVAAYRELVNGELIAKDV, from the coding sequence ATGTCTCTCACCATCCCCACCAATCTCTCCAAGCCCATCGCCACCCCGAAGCTCACCCCCTCCAAATCAATCAGGCCGACCACCCTCGTAagatgctcctcctcctcctcctcccctgaTCAGGCCTCCTCCACCTCCGCGGCGTCACCTCTCAAGGCCTTCTCCGCCGCGCTCGCCCTCTCCTCCATCCTCCTCTCGGCGCCGCAGCCGGCTGCTGCCGACATCGCCGGGCTGACCCCGTGCAAGGAGTCGAAGCAGTTCGCGAAGCGGGAGAAGCAGCAGCTGAAGAAGCTGGAGTCGTCGCTGAAGCTTTACGCACCGGACAGCGCCCCGGCCCTGGCCCTCAAGGCCACCATGGAGAAGACGAAGCGGCGGTTCGAGAACTACGGCAAGCAGGGCTTGCTCTGCGGCACCGACGGGCTCCCCCACCTGATCGTGAGCGGGGACCAGAGGCACTGGGGCGAGTTCATCACCCCGGGCATCCTCTTCCTCTACATCGCCGGGTGGATCGGGTGGGTCGGCCGGAGCTACCTGATCGCCATCCGCGACGACAAGAAGCCCACCCAGAAGGAGATCATCATCGACGTCCCCCTGGCCTCCCGCCTCGTCTTCCGTGGCTTCAGCTGGCCCGTCGCTGCTTACCGAGAGCTCGTCAACGGCGAGCTCATCGCCAAGGACGTGTGA